A genomic window from Pseudomonadales bacterium includes:
- the dapE gene encoding succinyl-diaminopimelate desuccinylase, giving the protein MDSLTQSLLELTLALIERPSVTPEDAGCQKLLGNRLRQQGFAITDLPFGDVQNLWATRGSGAPLFLFAGHTDVVPTGPVDAWRTPPFTATLEDGMLRGRGSADMKGSLAAMVCATEAFVAAHPDHPGTLAYLLTSDEEGPAVDGTRRVVEYLSGRAIRPDYCVVGEPSSKDRLGDVIRVGRRGSLNALMRINGRQGHVAYPETVDNPIHRAAPLLATLAATRWDSGNPEFPPTSFQITNIHAGTGATNVVPGTLEVLFNLRFSTEQTAEGLQARITSLCRDAGLDFDIEWSLSGNPFLTRGGRLLAAAGDSIESIQGFRPEHSTGGGTSDGRFIAPMGSELIELGPVNATIHQVDEQVSLADLHRLCRIYQDLLERLLLGTGPACTD; this is encoded by the coding sequence ATGGATTCACTGACCCAGTCCCTGCTCGAGCTGACCCTGGCGCTCATCGAGCGGCCCAGCGTTACACCCGAGGATGCCGGTTGCCAGAAGCTGCTGGGCAATCGTCTGCGCCAGCAGGGGTTTGCAATCACGGACCTGCCCTTCGGCGATGTGCAGAACCTGTGGGCGACCCGCGGCAGCGGCGCTCCCCTGTTTCTGTTTGCCGGCCACACCGACGTGGTGCCTACAGGGCCGGTCGATGCCTGGCGTACCCCACCATTCACTGCAACGCTGGAAGACGGCATGCTGCGGGGCCGCGGCAGTGCGGACATGAAAGGCAGCCTTGCGGCGATGGTCTGTGCAACCGAGGCCTTTGTCGCCGCACATCCGGACCATCCGGGTACCCTCGCCTACCTGCTCACCAGCGATGAAGAAGGCCCGGCCGTCGACGGCACCCGCAGGGTCGTGGAATACCTGAGCGGCAGGGCCATCCGACCGGATTACTGTGTGGTGGGTGAGCCCTCTTCGAAAGATCGCCTCGGTGATGTCATCCGGGTCGGCAGACGCGGTTCGCTGAACGCCCTGATGCGGATTAACGGCAGGCAGGGACACGTCGCCTATCCCGAGACCGTGGACAACCCCATCCACCGTGCGGCACCCCTGCTCGCCACCCTGGCGGCCACCCGCTGGGATTCCGGCAACCCGGAGTTTCCGCCGACCAGCTTCCAGATCACCAACATCCACGCCGGCACCGGCGCGACCAACGTGGTGCCGGGCACCCTGGAAGTGCTGTTCAACCTGCGTTTTTCGACCGAACAGACTGCAGAAGGGCTGCAGGCCCGGATCACCAGCCTCTGCAGGGACGCCGGTCTGGACTTCGACATCGAATGGTCCCTGTCCGGCAACCCCTTTCTGACCCGGGGCGGCCGCCTGCTGGCAGCAGCCGGAGACAGCATCGAATCCATTCAGGGTTTCCGGCCGGAACATTCCACCGGCGGCGGCACCTCAGACGGCCGCTTCATTGCACCGATGGGCAGCGAACTGATCGAACTCGGCCCGGTGAACGCCACCATTCACCAGGTCGACGAGCAGGTTTCCCTGGCGGATCTGCACAGGCTCTGCCGCATCTATCAGGATCTGCTTGAGCGCCTGCTGCTCGGCACCGGCCCGGCCTGTACCGACTGA
- the map gene encoding type I methionyl aminopeptidase, which produces MTARLTNEDDIARMRHAGRLAASVLERIGERVQPGVTTGELNDICHHMIVDELGCIPAPLNYSNAPGQPAFPKSICTSVNHVVCHGIPSDRKVLKNGDILNIDVTVIADGFHGDTSKMFFVGNPSVLAERLVRVTQECLYLGIEAVRAGARLGDIGHAIQSHAEANHFSVVREFCGHGIGRVFHDEPQVVHYGRPDTGIRLEEGMTFTIEPMINAGKRHVKILPDHWTVVTKDHKLSAQWEHTILVTRSGAEVLTLRSDEQFG; this is translated from the coding sequence ATGACCGCCAGGCTCACGAACGAAGACGATATCGCCCGCATGCGCCACGCCGGGCGGCTGGCGGCCAGCGTACTCGAGCGTATCGGTGAGCGGGTGCAACCCGGTGTGACCACCGGCGAGCTCAATGACATCTGCCATCACATGATCGTTGACGAACTCGGCTGTATTCCCGCTCCCCTGAACTACAGCAACGCGCCCGGCCAGCCGGCTTTCCCGAAATCCATCTGCACTTCGGTGAATCACGTGGTCTGCCACGGCATACCAAGTGATCGTAAGGTGTTGAAAAATGGAGATATTCTAAACATAGATGTCACAGTGATCGCCGACGGATTCCACGGCGACACATCGAAAATGTTCTTCGTCGGCAATCCCTCGGTACTCGCCGAGCGCCTGGTCCGGGTCACCCAGGAGTGTCTGTACCTGGGCATAGAGGCTGTCCGCGCGGGCGCCAGGCTCGGCGACATCGGGCATGCGATCCAGAGCCATGCCGAAGCCAACCACTTCTCCGTGGTGCGGGAGTTCTGCGGACATGGTATCGGCCGGGTGTTCCACGACGAGCCCCAGGTTGTCCACTACGGCAGACCGGATACCGGCATCCGACTCGAAGAAGGCATGACTTTCACCATCGAACCGATGATCAATGCGGGCAAGCGCCACGTGAAGATCCTGCCCGATCACTGGACCGTGGTCACCAAAGACCACAAGCTGTCCGCCCAATGGGAGCACACCATCCTGGTCACCCGCAGCGGAGCTGAGGTGCTCACCTTGCGTAGTGACGAGCAGTTTGGGTGA
- the gspN gene encoding type II secretion system protein N produces the protein MRKGILIGIAFFLGFAIYQAPAGLLRIALDDQAVITLTDLEGTLWRGRARVVAQGNELAGLHWDLNSGALLTAHLNYQLEIKGTDLGLQGELDMGPGTAALQLTGRLGSAEINRRLAPYDIALEGDFDIREARLRLRGNRPVAADGEIHWAGGPVRYVLSGRASSSMLPPLTAYLGPGPEAVVFPADGQTPLLTARLLENGYAKVGVTKFFTRMLGSPWPGGDPDHAVVLEVEEQLF, from the coding sequence ATGCGCAAAGGCATCCTCATCGGCATCGCCTTTTTTCTGGGCTTCGCCATCTACCAGGCGCCGGCAGGACTGCTTCGCATCGCACTGGACGATCAGGCTGTCATCACTCTGACAGATCTCGAAGGCACGCTGTGGCGCGGCAGGGCCAGGGTCGTTGCCCAGGGAAATGAGCTGGCAGGCCTGCACTGGGATCTGAACAGCGGCGCGCTGCTCACCGCGCACCTGAACTATCAACTCGAAATCAAGGGCACGGACCTGGGACTGCAAGGCGAACTGGATATGGGGCCCGGCACTGCGGCGCTGCAGCTCACCGGCAGGCTCGGTTCCGCTGAGATCAACCGTCGACTGGCACCCTATGACATCGCCCTGGAGGGTGATTTCGACATCCGCGAAGCCCGGCTACGCCTGCGCGGCAACCGTCCCGTTGCCGCGGATGGCGAGATTCACTGGGCGGGTGGGCCCGTGCGCTACGTATTGTCCGGGCGGGCATCTTCCAGCATGCTGCCGCCGTTAACCGCCTATCTTGGCCCCGGCCCTGAGGCGGTGGTGTTCCCGGCGGACGGGCAGACCCCGTTACTCACCGCCCGATTACTCGAAAACGGCTATGCGAAAGTCGGGGTCACGAAGTTTTTTACCAGGATGCTTGGCAGCCCCTGGCCGGGGGGTGATCCCGATCACGCTGTGGTACTGGAGGTTGAAGAACAACTCTTTTAA
- the dapC gene encoding succinyldiaminopimelate transaminase, whose translation MNPRLQVLQPYPFERLNALKAGVVGNPAHAHIALSIGEPKHPPPPFLIELLSEPGALAADLATYPATRGSPALREAIAHWLQQRFSAGVDPETGILPVAGTREALFSFAQAVLSGAPGSVGIAPNPFYQIYEGALLLGGARPCFVDCPASNDYLPDYRAVTEDVWRRCELLFLCSPGNPTGRVLDRDTLEFLIGQAQRHDFILAADECYSEIYFDEAKPPLGLLQVARDMGLSDYRRCVVFHSLSKRSNLPGLRSGFVAGDSRVLEAYLLYRTYHGCALGAHVQRASTAAWSDEDHVRANRALYVEKFSKIHALLSDQFQFREPEGGFYHWLNVGEDDRAFARDLFRDENITVLPGSFLSREGASGNPGQGHVRVAWVAPLAETLSAAQRLCRWAQRRSPL comes from the coding sequence ATGAACCCGCGACTTCAAGTGCTTCAGCCCTACCCTTTCGAACGCCTCAACGCGCTCAAGGCCGGCGTCGTCGGCAACCCCGCTCATGCGCACATCGCCCTGTCTATCGGTGAACCAAAGCACCCGCCGCCGCCTTTTCTCATCGAACTGCTGAGTGAACCAGGCGCCCTGGCTGCGGATCTGGCCACCTACCCTGCCACCCGGGGCAGTCCGGCACTGCGCGAGGCCATAGCGCACTGGCTGCAGCAGCGGTTTTCCGCCGGGGTGGATCCGGAAACCGGGATTCTGCCGGTTGCCGGTACTCGGGAAGCCCTTTTCTCCTTTGCCCAGGCGGTGCTCAGCGGCGCACCGGGCAGTGTCGGCATTGCACCAAATCCTTTCTATCAGATCTACGAAGGCGCGCTGCTGCTCGGCGGTGCACGACCCTGTTTCGTCGATTGCCCCGCGTCGAACGACTATCTGCCGGACTATCGTGCGGTCACCGAAGACGTCTGGCGCCGGTGCGAACTGCTGTTTCTCTGCTCGCCTGGCAATCCCACCGGCCGTGTGCTCGATCGCGACACACTGGAATTTCTCATCGGTCAGGCCCAGCGTCACGACTTCATTCTCGCCGCCGACGAGTGTTACTCGGAGATCTATTTTGACGAGGCAAAACCTCCGCTCGGCCTGCTGCAGGTTGCCCGGGACATGGGTCTGTCCGACTACCGTCGCTGTGTGGTGTTCCACTCCCTGAGCAAACGGTCGAATCTGCCCGGGTTACGCTCCGGTTTCGTGGCGGGAGACAGCCGGGTGCTCGAAGCCTATCTGCTCTACCGCACCTATCACGGTTGTGCACTCGGCGCTCACGTGCAGCGCGCCAGTACCGCTGCCTGGAGCGATGAGGATCATGTGCGGGCCAATCGAGCCCTGTATGTGGAAAAGTTCTCGAAAATCCACGCACTGCTCAGCGACCAGTTCCAGTTCCGCGAACCGGAAGGTGGCTTCTATCACTGGCTGAATGTGGGAGAAGACGACCGGGCTTTCGCCCGGGATCTGTTCCGGGATGAGAACATCACCGTCCTGCCCGGCTCTTTCCTGAGTCGCGAGGGCGCATCCGGAAATCCGGGGCAGGGTCATGTCCGGGTTGCCTGGGTTGCCCCCCTGGCGGAAACACTGTCCGCCGCCCAGCGCCTGTGCCGCTGGGCACAACGCCGGTCACCGCTTTGA
- the gspD gene encoding type II secretion system secretin GspD: MKISIIKQLLRAALVFALGTASLAAAQEQTWKINVKNADLQEFVSQVATITGKTFVVDPRVKGNVTVISSEPMNRNAVYALFLSVLRVHNFIAMPSGDVIRITPNAQGKQTPGPDGKLTDIAPEELVTRVIAAQNVDSAELVKILRPLIPQYGHIAAVAQPNIVIISDHADNIVRLMEIIEEIDVADEDEVVIVDLEHAWVGTVVAMLEQVAPDSIGKSVAGPQRIQVVANERNNTLVLRGKQRPVAEVLKLISKLDRPATSSGSTRVFYLKHGDSTKIAEILSSIIGDKAETEGGQATTIQPDESLNAIVVRADRGKMTEIADILKMLDVRRSQVLIEAAIVEVSMTNTRTIGVDTFAVDQTGSATPLLVSPLTGAIQSLIAGASGEDGGIDLLTGAAGLSDPTLGVAKIDTSGVSFSVVLQALSTNQNANLLSTPSILTLDNQEAKIVVGNEVPFRTGSFSTTGDGSNNPFTTIQREDVGLQLTVTPHVHDGHNVRLEVDQEITNVVPTPIGDSSFSDVVTSKRTINTVVLAENQQTLVLGGLIQDDITEGERRVPLLGSIPGVGWLFRSKSNENTRRNLLIFLRPTVVNTVESADQETERKYQDVWKVDILIPGADKPGSPSDMFDGRQ, from the coding sequence ATGAAAATATCGATCATCAAACAACTGCTTCGGGCAGCTCTGGTCTTCGCACTCGGCACAGCATCGCTTGCTGCGGCCCAGGAACAGACCTGGAAGATCAACGTCAAGAACGCCGATCTGCAGGAATTCGTCTCCCAGGTCGCCACCATCACCGGCAAGACCTTCGTGGTGGATCCCCGGGTGAAGGGCAATGTGACCGTGATCTCCAGCGAGCCGATGAATCGGAATGCGGTGTATGCGCTGTTTCTGTCGGTGCTGCGGGTACACAACTTCATCGCCATGCCCTCCGGCGACGTCATCCGGATCACACCGAACGCGCAGGGCAAGCAGACCCCCGGACCGGACGGCAAGCTTACCGATATCGCCCCTGAAGAACTGGTGACCCGGGTCATTGCTGCCCAGAACGTCGATTCGGCAGAACTCGTGAAAATCCTCCGACCGCTGATCCCCCAGTATGGCCACATCGCCGCAGTCGCCCAGCCCAATATCGTCATCATCAGCGATCATGCGGACAACATCGTCCGTCTCATGGAGATCATCGAAGAGATAGACGTCGCAGACGAAGACGAAGTGGTAATAGTCGATCTGGAACATGCCTGGGTCGGCACCGTGGTCGCCATGCTCGAACAGGTGGCGCCCGACTCAATCGGCAAGAGCGTCGCCGGCCCCCAGCGCATCCAGGTCGTCGCCAACGAGCGCAACAACACCCTGGTGCTGCGTGGTAAACAGCGCCCGGTGGCCGAGGTTCTGAAACTCATCAGCAAACTCGATCGACCGGCCACCAGTTCGGGCTCTACCCGGGTGTTCTACCTGAAACACGGCGACTCGACGAAGATTGCGGAGATTCTCAGCAGCATCATCGGGGACAAGGCCGAAACGGAAGGCGGCCAGGCCACCACCATTCAGCCCGATGAATCCCTCAACGCGATCGTAGTGCGGGCCGACCGGGGCAAGATGACCGAGATCGCGGACATTCTGAAGATGCTCGACGTGCGCCGCTCGCAGGTGCTGATCGAGGCGGCCATCGTGGAAGTCTCGATGACGAATACCAGAACGATCGGAGTGGACACCTTTGCCGTGGATCAGACCGGCTCCGCCACCCCGCTGCTGGTGAGTCCGCTGACCGGAGCCATCCAGAGCCTGATCGCCGGGGCGTCCGGCGAAGACGGCGGCATCGATCTGCTCACTGGTGCGGCCGGTCTCTCGGATCCGACCCTCGGCGTCGCCAAGATCGATACCTCCGGCGTCAGCTTCTCGGTGGTGCTGCAGGCACTCTCCACCAATCAGAACGCCAATCTGCTGTCGACTCCCAGCATCCTTACCCTCGACAATCAGGAAGCCAAGATCGTGGTAGGTAACGAAGTGCCCTTCCGCACAGGATCCTTCAGCACCACCGGTGATGGTTCCAACAATCCTTTCACCACCATTCAGCGTGAGGACGTTGGTCTGCAGCTGACAGTTACCCCCCACGTACACGATGGCCACAACGTACGGCTGGAGGTTGATCAGGAGATCACGAATGTCGTCCCCACACCGATCGGAGACTCCTCGTTCTCCGACGTGGTGACATCTAAGCGCACCATCAACACGGTCGTGCTGGCAGAGAATCAGCAGACCCTCGTGCTCGGCGGCCTGATTCAGGACGACATTACAGAAGGCGAGCGGCGTGTGCCGCTGCTCGGCAGCATTCCCGGTGTGGGATGGCTGTTCCGCTCCAAATCGAACGAAAACACCCGGCGCAATCTGTTGATTTTCCTGCGGCCGACGGTAGTCAACACGGTTGAAAGCGCCGATCAGGAAACCGAGCGGAAGTATCAGGATGTCTGGAAAGTCGACATCCTCATCCCGGGTGCCGACAAACCCGGCAGTCCGTCCGACATGTTCGACGGACGCCAGTAG
- a CDS encoding type II secretion system protein N translates to MAIALNTLADRAVEPLRWLIIAGIAYTLATSTLFFLAGPESAPAGAAKQTPSRTPDRSATVSINAILSRNLFGAADANDAAPVVAQAAVATRLPLELRGVFVGDVADASAAIVAQKGKAGELYTIGAMLPGNAELVEVWPDHIVLRRAGARETLNFPEFSSSGVVSASTRFNGGPGSSGDMIDEAPIDAAPWPPEEVPFEEPPLEEAQRGEIQSADQAAATPRELVNQYRQILADDPEGALADLGIAAVSAGSAEGYRLDSLSANSPYLQQTGLQPGDVILSVNGQAVGDIQRDQQQIDSVLSQGSARLEVQRGSRRFFVTASLNQ, encoded by the coding sequence ATGGCCATAGCACTCAACACTCTCGCCGACCGGGCGGTCGAACCGCTGCGGTGGCTGATCATCGCCGGGATCGCCTATACCCTGGCAACCAGCACCCTGTTCTTTCTTGCCGGTCCCGAGTCCGCGCCTGCAGGCGCTGCAAAGCAGACCCCCAGCCGCACACCCGATCGCTCTGCCACGGTCAGCATCAATGCCATTCTGTCGAGGAATCTGTTTGGTGCTGCGGATGCGAACGATGCGGCACCGGTCGTCGCCCAGGCCGCTGTGGCTACTCGTCTTCCCCTCGAACTGCGGGGGGTATTCGTCGGCGATGTGGCGGACGCCTCCGCCGCGATCGTCGCGCAGAAGGGCAAGGCGGGCGAGCTCTATACGATCGGCGCCATGCTGCCGGGCAATGCGGAACTTGTCGAAGTGTGGCCGGATCACATCGTCCTGCGCCGCGCCGGCGCACGGGAGACGCTGAACTTTCCGGAGTTCAGCAGCAGCGGTGTCGTCTCAGCCAGCACGCGATTCAACGGCGGTCCAGGCAGCAGCGGCGACATGATCGACGAAGCCCCCATCGATGCAGCACCCTGGCCCCCCGAAGAGGTACCCTTCGAAGAGCCGCCGCTGGAAGAAGCACAACGGGGTGAAATCCAGTCTGCTGATCAGGCCGCAGCCACACCGCGGGAGCTGGTGAATCAATACCGGCAGATTCTCGCCGACGACCCGGAAGGGGCCCTGGCCGACCTCGGCATTGCAGCGGTCAGTGCCGGCAGCGCCGAGGGTTATCGGCTGGACAGCCTGTCCGCAAACTCACCCTATCTGCAACAGACGGGCCTGCAGCCGGGAGACGTGATACTTTCCGTCAACGGCCAGGCCGTGGGTGATATACAAAGGGATCAGCAGCAGATCGACAGTGTCCTGTCTCAGGGCTCGGCGCGGCTGGAAGTTCAACGGGGCTCTCGGCGGTTTTTTGTGACCGCTTCGCTGAATCAATAA
- a CDS encoding DapH/DapD/GlmU-related protein, with protein sequence MMTGLYAFAVGIGTRSQRGDLIDCYYPAPLKNPDARTTAAIVSRFGNGVTTASAREVADFADALEDKSVQQRLRRLADADTPLTAVRLDRDEAIDSTAAAYLKLHLLSHRLALPNSQDLSNIFAHLPNVAWTCEGPVAAAELPERLLDARLRGTHLEVHSVDKFPRMTNYVMPSGVRIADASRIRLGAYLGEGTTVMHEGFVNFNAGALGPNMVEGRISQGVVIGAHSDLGGSSSTMGTLSGGGEITISIGEHCLIGANAGTGIPLGDRCTIEAGLYITASTPVMILDETGAEVKRVKGRELAGGSDMLFIRNGLNGRVECRTNRKAIALNEALHAHN encoded by the coding sequence ATCATGACCGGTCTTTATGCATTTGCCGTCGGCATCGGCACCCGCAGCCAGCGCGGCGATCTCATCGACTGTTACTATCCCGCACCGCTGAAAAACCCGGATGCCCGCACCACTGCGGCCATCGTCAGCCGGTTCGGCAATGGTGTCACGACCGCGTCTGCGCGGGAGGTTGCCGATTTTGCAGACGCCCTTGAAGACAAGTCGGTGCAGCAGCGTCTGCGCCGACTGGCAGATGCTGATACACCGCTCACCGCCGTCCGCCTGGATCGGGACGAGGCCATCGATTCCACCGCAGCCGCGTACCTGAAGCTGCATCTGCTTTCGCACCGGCTGGCGCTGCCCAACAGTCAGGATTTGAGCAACATCTTCGCCCACCTGCCGAATGTCGCCTGGACCTGCGAAGGACCGGTCGCCGCCGCCGAACTGCCCGAACGCCTGCTCGATGCGCGCCTGCGGGGTACCCACCTCGAAGTGCATTCGGTGGACAAATTTCCCCGCATGACCAACTACGTGATGCCATCGGGTGTGCGTATCGCAGACGCCAGTCGGATCCGACTCGGCGCCTATCTCGGCGAAGGCACCACGGTGATGCATGAAGGATTTGTGAACTTCAATGCCGGCGCACTCGGACCCAATATGGTAGAAGGCCGCATTTCCCAGGGGGTGGTGATCGGTGCCCACTCGGATCTCGGCGGCAGTTCGAGCACCATGGGCACGCTCTCCGGAGGCGGAGAGATCACGATCAGCATCGGCGAACACTGCCTCATCGGGGCCAATGCCGGCACCGGCATTCCCCTGGGTGATCGCTGCACCATCGAAGCCGGCCTCTATATCACCGCTTCCACGCCGGTAATGATCCTTGATGAGACCGGTGCCGAGGTGAAGCGGGTGAAAGGCCGGGAGCTGGCCGGGGGATCCGACATGCTGTTCATTCGCAATGGCCTGAACGGCCGGGTGGAATGCCGCACCAACCGCAAGGCCATTGCACTCAACGAAGCGCTGCACGCGCACAACTGA
- the glnD gene encoding [protein-PII] uridylyltransferase, which produces MTAAAKRFGDGPDALAESVRLRLAKKDAELEDRYWSRHNVEDLLTERTQAMDAAIAELWHACIPEKAARDLSLFAVGGYGRGEQFPHSDVDLLIVTRRSSRWQDEIRTFVHCLFDLKLEVGHSVRRLADCKAEAIRDITVATAMYERRHLQGSTKLARKLDRILASPRLWPPDKFFRAKRDEQLARHRQFDNVDYGLEPNIKASPGGLRDLQTALWIFQRQFGTQDMRDLEKIGALTAQERLWLIDGRRFLWWVRYGLHLLAGRKEDRLQFESQRALARRLGFADTEAKLGVERFMKLYYEHVLALREVNDIVLQYFDESILRGNEKPVVEPINERFRIRNNYIEVIREEIFDETPSAIMEIFVIMANRRDISGVRAQTIRAIRDRLHLIDDAFRSDADNTRLFLELLKAPYTLVSQLTRMRRYGVLGRYLPEYGQIIGQMQHDLFHIYTVDAHTMMVIRNMRRFHYRASEAEFPVACHCVRNLPKIELLYIAGLYHDIGKGRGGDHSALGARDVQAFCTRHGLNEDDTELVGWLVEKHLFMSSTAQRRDIYDPDEIQEFAREIKSERRLNYLYALTVADINATNPTLWNSWRASLMRHLYNETRKALRRGLESPVDRQATVRACQENALERLLDRGMQEIDVRAVWDILEDEFFFRHTPRQVADLTARIAAHDTAKPLVVIQDRRGPGSSDGATEICIYTPDRPGLFASTVAALSQLGLSVHEANIHTSSTGLCLNNFIVLDEQGDAPGERKKDREEIIAGLEQALSDTEEVPSLPRRRLSRQIRQLPTPTQVVIRNKPGANHTDLTVIAADRHGLLASIGILFAELGLSVQEARIATLGERVEDTFAVTDENGAPILSSERIYLLENTIRQRLDSQFANQL; this is translated from the coding sequence GTGACCGCAGCCGCAAAGCGATTCGGCGACGGTCCGGATGCCCTGGCGGAGTCCGTGCGGCTGCGCCTGGCCAAAAAAGACGCAGAACTCGAGGACCGCTACTGGAGCCGTCATAACGTCGAGGATCTGCTCACTGAGCGCACCCAGGCGATGGACGCAGCGATCGCCGAACTCTGGCACGCCTGCATCCCCGAGAAAGCCGCCAGGGACCTGAGCCTCTTCGCGGTTGGTGGCTATGGCCGGGGAGAACAATTCCCCCACTCAGACGTCGATCTGCTGATTGTGACCCGCCGCAGCAGCCGCTGGCAGGACGAAATCCGCACCTTTGTGCACTGCCTTTTCGATCTGAAACTCGAGGTCGGTCACAGCGTCCGCCGGCTTGCGGACTGCAAGGCAGAAGCCATCCGCGACATCACGGTGGCGACGGCGATGTACGAGCGCCGCCACCTCCAGGGCTCGACGAAGCTGGCCCGCAAGCTCGACAGAATTCTGGCCTCACCCCGGCTCTGGCCGCCGGACAAATTCTTCAGAGCGAAACGCGATGAGCAGCTGGCGCGGCATCGACAGTTCGACAATGTGGACTACGGCCTCGAACCCAACATCAAGGCATCACCGGGCGGACTGCGGGACCTGCAGACGGCCCTGTGGATATTTCAGCGCCAGTTCGGCACACAGGATATGCGCGACCTGGAAAAAATCGGCGCACTGACCGCCCAGGAGCGGCTCTGGCTGATCGATGGCAGACGCTTTCTCTGGTGGGTTCGTTATGGCCTGCACCTGCTGGCCGGTCGCAAGGAAGACCGGCTGCAGTTCGAAAGCCAGCGCGCCCTGGCCCGGCGCCTGGGATTCGCCGACACGGAAGCAAAGCTCGGCGTCGAGCGATTCATGAAGCTCTACTACGAGCACGTACTGGCGCTGCGCGAGGTCAACGACATCGTGCTGCAGTACTTCGACGAATCCATTCTGCGCGGCAACGAAAAGCCGGTGGTTGAACCGATCAACGAGCGTTTCCGCATCCGCAACAATTACATCGAGGTCATCCGCGAGGAAATCTTCGACGAAACGCCCAGCGCCATCATGGAGATTTTCGTGATCATGGCCAATCGCCGGGACATTTCCGGTGTGCGGGCACAGACCATCCGCGCCATACGCGATCGACTGCATCTGATCGACGATGCCTTCAGGTCGGATGCGGACAACACCCGCCTGTTCCTTGAACTGCTGAAAGCCCCCTACACCCTGGTATCCCAGCTCACCCGGATGCGGCGTTACGGGGTACTGGGTCGTTATCTGCCTGAGTACGGACAGATCATCGGCCAGATGCAGCATGACCTGTTCCATATCTACACCGTGGACGCCCACACCATGATGGTCATCCGCAACATGCGGCGCTTCCACTACCGGGCCAGTGAGGCCGAATTCCCCGTAGCCTGTCACTGTGTGCGCAACCTGCCGAAAATCGAACTGCTCTACATCGCCGGTCTGTATCACGACATCGGCAAAGGCCGGGGCGGCGATCATTCGGCACTGGGTGCCAGAGATGTCCAGGCATTCTGTACCCGCCACGGCCTCAACGAAGACGACACCGAACTGGTGGGGTGGCTTGTCGAGAAGCATCTGTTCATGTCGAGCACCGCACAGCGCCGCGACATCTACGATCCTGACGAGATTCAGGAGTTCGCCAGGGAAATCAAGTCGGAGCGCCGCCTGAACTATCTGTATGCCCTCACCGTGGCCGACATCAATGCCACCAATCCGACACTGTGGAACAGCTGGCGTGCGAGCCTGATGCGTCATCTCTACAACGAAACCCGCAAGGCGCTGCGTCGCGGGCTGGAGTCGCCGGTCGATCGGCAGGCCACGGTTCGGGCCTGTCAGGAAAACGCCCTGGAACGACTGCTCGATCGGGGCATGCAGGAAATTGATGTGCGTGCGGTCTGGGACATACTCGAAGACGAGTTCTTTTTCCGTCATACGCCGCGCCAGGTGGCCGACCTCACTGCCCGCATCGCTGCCCATGACACCGCAAAACCGCTGGTCGTGATTCAGGATCGACGCGGACCCGGCTCCAGTGACGGAGCCACCGAGATCTGCATTTATACACCTGATCGACCCGGACTGTTTGCCAGCACTGTCGCTGCACTCAGTCAGCTCGGACTGTCTGTGCACGAAGCCAATATCCACACCTCATCCACCGGCCTGTGCCTGAACAATTTCATCGTCCTCGACGAGCAGGGGGATGCGCCCGGTGAGCGCAAGAAGGACCGGGAAGAAATCATCGCCGGACTCGAACAGGCGCTCAGCGATACAGAGGAAGTGCCGAGTCTCCCCAGACGTCGCCTGTCACGGCAGATCAGACAGCTGCCTACCCCGACCCAGGTGGTGATCCGCAACAAACCCGGAGCGAACCACACGGACCTCACCGTGATCGCCGCGGACCGCCATGGCCTGCTCGCCAGCATCGGCATCCTCTTCGCCGAACTGGGCTTGAGCGTGCAGGAGGCACGGATCGCCACTCTGGGCGAGCGGGTCGAAGACACCTTCGCGGTCACGGACGAAAACGGCGCGCCCATCCTCAGTTCGGAGCGCATCTATCTGCTGGAAAATACCATCCGGCAGCGCCTGGATTCCCAGTTCGCCAACCAGTTGTAG